In the genome of Muntiacus reevesi chromosome 5, mMunRee1.1, whole genome shotgun sequence, one region contains:
- the LOC136168800 gene encoding pregnancy-associated glycoprotein 1-like — protein sequence MNWLVLLGLVAFSECIVKIPLTRVKLMRETRSEKNMLNNFLKEHAYSLYLTSSPGSNITTHPLRNIQDIFYLGNITIGTPPQKFQVAFDTGSSDLWVPSVLCSSRFCSSHVLFRHRESSTFQPTDTGFRIEYTSGTMKGVVVHDTIRIGDLVSTDQPFILSVNNSGFDEMPFDGVLGLGYPNLSLTGCIPIFDNLKNQGAISEPVFAFYLSKSKQEGSVVMFGGVDKSYYQGALNWVPLIQADDWHVHMDRISINSGVIACNGGCEAFVDTGTTLIYGPGRLVDNILRLIGATEHYVSCSAVNTLPSIVFTINGINYPLPAQAYAIKDSSGDCYIGFRENQANTSTETWILGDVFLRQYFSVYDRGNDRIGLAQAV from the exons ATGAACTGGCTTGTGCTCCTCGGGCTGGTGGCCTTCTCAGAGTGCATAGTCAA AATACCTCTAACGAGAGTGAAGCTGATGAGAGAAACCCGCAGTGAAAAAAACATGCTGAACAATTTCCTGAAGGAACATGCTTACAGTCTGTACCTGACTTCTTCTCCTGGCTCAAATATAACTACTCACCCCCTGAGAAACATCCAGGAT ATATTCTACCTGGGTAACATCACCATTGGAACACCCCCTCAGAAATTCCAGGTTGCCTTTGACACAGGTTCATCTGACTTGTGGGTGCCCTCTGTCCTTTGCTCCAGTCGATTCTGTT CTTCACACGTTTTGTTCAGACATCGTGAGTCTTCCACCTTCCAGCCTACTGATACAGGATTCAGAATCGAATACACTTCTGGGACTATGAAGGGAGTTGTTGTTCATGACACCATTAGG ATTGGGGACCTCGTAAGTACTGACCAGCCATTTATTCTAAGCGTGAACAATTCTGGGTTTGACGAAATGCCTTTTGATGGCGTCTTGGGCTTGGGCTACCCCAACTTATCTCTCACTGGATGCATCCCCATCTTTGACAACCTGAAGAATCAAGGTGCCATTTCTGAGCCTGTTTTTGCCTTCTACCTGAGCAA AAGCAAGCAGGAGGGCAGTGTGGTGATGTTTGGTGGAGTGGATAAATCCTACTACCAGGGAGCACTCAACTGGGTACCATTGATCCAAGCAGATGACTGGCATGTACACATGGACCG CATCTCCATTAACAGCGGGGTTATTGCTTGTAATGGCGGCTGTGAGGCCTTTGTGGACACCGGGACGACACTGATCTATGGCCCAGGAAGACTGGTTGATAACATCCTGAGGCTCATCGGCGCCACCGAG CACTACGTTTCATGTTCTGCGGTCAATACCCTGCCCTCTATTGTCTTCACCATCAACGGCATCAACTACCCACTGCCAGCTCAAGCCTACGCCATCAAG GATTCTAGCGGCGACTGCTATATTGGCTTTAGAGAGAACCAAGCGAATACATCTACAGAGACCTGGATCCTGGGTGACGTCTTCCTGAGGCAGTATTTCTCGGTTTATGATCGAGGAAATGACAGGATTGGCCTGGCACAGGCAGTGTAA